Proteins from a genomic interval of Papaver somniferum cultivar HN1 chromosome 4, ASM357369v1, whole genome shotgun sequence:
- the LOC113274130 gene encoding uncharacterized protein LOC113274130, translating to MLIYRISYNCRVNLQVILIIAWGASVCVFDEYLVPYEHRDILFLEEPRTPGFEIVMDLADLSTAICTIVSVWGWASTDLDSPKSRCGPHSWLAAAVSISPFVLRLIQCLCSFYYAPSDDRPRWWLSGKTSNL from the exons ATGCTGATATATCGCATCTCATATAACTGCCGAGTTAATTTACAGGTTATACTGATCATAGCTTGGGGCGCGAGTGTATGTGTTTTTGATGAATATCTTGTCCCTTACGAGCATCGTGACATCCTTTTTTTAGAGGAACCAAGGACTCCTGGTTTTGAGATCGTTATG GACTTGGCAGATTTATCTACGGCCATATGCACTATAGTCTCTGTATGGGGATGGGCTTCCACCGATTTAGATTCTCCTAAATCTAGATGTGGTCCCCACTCTTGGTTAGCAGCAGCAGTTTCTATTTCTCCTTTTGTCCTCCGCCTTATTCAGTGCTTGTGTTCGTTTTACTATGCTCCTTCTGACGATCGACCTCGTTGGTGGCTGAGTGGTAAAACTTCAAACTTGTGA